DNA sequence from the Candidatus Saccharibacteria bacterium oral taxon 488 genome:
TGCCGCTGGCGTTAATTTCCTTCAACGTTTCCATGACATTTGTTGAGGCGACCGTATCTAGGTTAGCCGTCGGCTCGTCGGCAAAAATAATGTGCGGCTCATTGACCAGAGCCCGGGCAATCGCCACGCGCTGCTGTTCGCCGCCAGATAATTGCGATGGCAGATGGCGCGCTCTGTCCTTCAAACCAACACGATCCAGTTCTTGCAGAGCTTTTTGCTTAGCAATCTTCGCCGAGCACCACATCAGCCGCGGCAACATGACGTTTTCTAGGGCGGTGAGTTCACGAATCAGGGCGTACTCTTGAAAAATATAGCCAACTTGGCGCAGGCGTAGTTCAATTCGCTGTTTTTCTGGTAGCTGAGTGATCTCTATCGCTGGTGCCTCGTCACCCCTACTATCAAACCAGATTGTGCCGCTATCAGGGCGATCCAACATCGCCACCTGATGCATAAAGGTCGATTTGCCCGAACCGTTGCGCCCTGTGATCATTAGAAAATCGCCGTGACGAATCGAAAAACTGACGTCCTTGAGCGCACGCGTGGCGCTATCACCCGAGCCGTACGTCTTGCTGAGATGCTCAATGGTAAGAATTTCGCGGGCCATAGTATCAGTATAGCGCGCGGTGGGGCGCCGCTTCAAGCCGAGATCCCGAAAAACCTACCGTAGTTTTGTTATCATTTCTACTTCGCGGGCCGTAAGACCATATTTTTCATAGAACGTTATGGCGCGCTGGTTGCTGCTCAGCACTTTTAGCCGCAAGGTATCGCAATTTTTACTCTGGAAATAGCGCTTCATTTCATCCAGCAAGGCTCGTCCGATACCGCTGCCGCGCTGCTCTGGCTCGACATAGAGCAGCCCGATCCAGCCGTCTTTTCGCGGCGCATGCACTGCATCGAAAACGGTGTCCTGACCAGGCTGATGATCAATAATTACGCCCTGAATAAAGCCGACCACCTGGCCGTTCTCCTCTGCAACATATATCGCGCCGTCCATATCCTCGCTATCGTCGATCATCCGCCGCATGTAGTCGCGTGCGTGGCAAAGGCTTTCCAGAAACAGGGTCAATCTGGATAGTATCACCGGTGATTTCATCAAATAAGAATTCATCGCCTATAGTATGGACTAAAGCTTTTCTAAACACATTGTTGCCAAATAGCCGGCTAGCTTCCATGTCATATATACTGTATGCCTTTTTGTCTGCCCTAAGGATATCAGACATATAGTCTTTGCTGGCATACGTATGTCCGTCGCTTTCTATGACTATATTGCTGTATAAAAATGCACGACTTTTACCTTTAGGAGGTTCAAAAGACATGTCCCCAATCTTGGTATTGATATCGCTAAGTAGTTTAAGTAAACTCTCTCTAGTAAGAACTCCTTCACTTGTTGTAGAGTAAGTATTCTTACTTCGCCATTCTGATACAAATCTAATAAGGTCATCTACTGTTGTTGCCATATCTTATCTCCATTATTGAAGCTTATTATTGCAGTATTTTTGAAGGAAAGTTTTAAGTCTTTATTTGCTGGTGGTAGACTTGAACGACGATAAGCTAGTAATGCTTCTTTAAGCATAAATAATAGCTTGTCGCTATGAGGACGTATTTTTTCTGGAGCAACAATCTTAGTAGCTATTATAACGATTTCTTTATTTTGGCCTATTATGTCTTCGTAGTAGTCAATCCTTGTAGCAGTGTCCATCCATATTAATACACCAACGCCATCAAAGGCGTTGTCTACACGAAAACCATTATGTGCCCGACCAAACTGACCCTGTATAGACGCAAAAAGCGCATCCTTTTTCGTATCACGAACGCACATTGTTAAATTACGCTCCATGGTGTCGTCACGACCAGGCCAGGGTGCGGATAGTTTATACTTTTGTATTATTTCTTTAACTTTTTTCTCACTGAGCGTCTCGTTTCTAAAATCCATATCATCCTTTCTAAACAAGCTTCTTGGTGGCTAATATTTCTATAACCGTTAGGTTAATACCCCCTTTTTTCCTTAATAGACCAACTGACAACTCCCTCTACAGTTTCCATATCTCATCCTTATCCATAAAAGTTATGTCAACCCCTCTAAAACTACTCTTCTTCTGACTGTCTCTGGGCAGAAGTGTGGCTTGATGAAGAGCAAGAGAGCCTTCTTCAGCTAGTTGTGCAATTTTTTCCTTTTCACTCTTCAGTTCAGTCGGAGCTATAATACGATTTGCTACTAGCATGAACTCCTTGATTTGTCCATGTCCACTATTAAACTCTTCCGCATTGAGACCCATAAAACTTTCATACAAATCTATGCGTATGTTAAACTCCTTCCATATAAGCGCATTTATTCGAGGAATTCCCCCTGTGGGCAGCTGACCGTTAAGAGATACCCCTTGTTGAGACTGTACTGAAACACATATTGCGTCGTCTTCTTTGCTGTATGCCATTGCAATCATATGGCTATCGAGGGAGTGGCTGTCGTCAAATCCTGGTCTAGTCAGGTTATATTTATCAGTTAGTTCCTTAACTTTATCTTTGTCAATCAGTCTGCCGATAAAGCTCATGATTTTTCCATTTAATAAATTAAAACAATTACCTTTATTATAAATATACACTGCAAACCATACAAACTTTTCTTGATAAACAAAGAAGACGGAAACTCCGCCAAATTTAAAACCTAATTGGTGAGCCAACCAATATAAATGTGGAACTCCTTTTTCGCGATTTGTTTGTACTGCGAGATCGTTTCAGGGAACTCGGTATGGTCATTAAAAATGGCGAGGTGTATTTGCCGGATTTGGAGGAGCGCGATGTTTAATCTGCGAAAATCGGACTCAAAACTCTACGACCAAAACACTTTTGACGACCAGTTTATGCGCGACTTACGAAGAGCCCGAAAAAGCGTTATTATCGAAAGCCCGTTTCTCAGAACTGCCCGAGCTGAAAGATTCATCCCGATATTTCATCGGCTCAAAAAGCGTGGCGTGGCAATATTACTTAACGCCAAACCGCTTGAAGAATACGACGAAATATACAAATTGCAAGTCCAAAAATCTCTAATTTTGCTACAATTCGCGGGTGTCGAAGTTCTTTTTACAGTCAAACATCACCGTAAATTAGCCATCATTGATAGGCAGGTTATTTATGAAGGTAGCCTAAATATTCTCTCATATCACGATAGTTGTGAGATAATGAGAAGGACAGTATCTGTGATTGAAGCAGAAATGTTGATAGATTTTATTGGCTTAAATAAATTTATGGAGGTGAAATAATCATGAACGACGAGAACACAATCAAAGATCTTCACCTGTACGAAGACGAAGAAACGATCCAGAAAACGATCCACTACCTGGAGCTTCATGACCCAGACAATGCAAATCGCGAATACGCAGTCGGATTTCTGAAATTCATGCAAAGATTTGCGCACGTCGCTAGCAAGAGTGAGGACTTTGATTTTGAGGGGTTTTTGGAAAAGTATAAAGGCACCAAAAAAGAGTAATAGCCTTTTGCTACTACCTAGCAATCATCTAACCTTGTATGCAATAAGGATAGCACGCTTAAAGCATCCAAACAGTGTTGCTCGGTAATGACACCTGTCGCAGACAAGTCATTGTGTGTTTCGTGAGATAGGGGATTTCGATAGCCGCTAACGATTCCCGCAGACAAGTACCTCTGTGCAGCCTCGAGACTTTTCTTGGTTTTGTTATCAAAGGGAGTTCCGTCTGAACGGGTTGCTGATTGCGCAATGTGTAGCATGGCCTCTTGTGGGTTTTCGCTAAACACTTTCATCATTAAAGGGCCTTCGTCTAGCTCACTGATCGTACGAGATTTGTCTGGATTTTGACTAATTGACTTAGCCCTAGGTAAATATTAGCAGAGTTTTAGTTGAATGTCAAAACATTGCCCGGATAAACGCCCTAAGCGTAAGTCATTTAAAGTACCTCGTGAAATTTATGCTGTGTTTAAGAAAATACTAACAACCCTGTGCTATACTTAGACACGCATGGCTTCAAAAAATATTATTCACCGTTATAGTTCAGGAGGGGTTATCGTTAAAGATAACAAAGTTCTTATAATCGAATCACTGCAGCCAGTCAAGGAATATTCTTTTCCTAAAGGCTCTATAGAGCCCGGAGAACGCCGCCGTGACGCCGCCGTGCGAGAAATACTTGAGGAAACTGGATACCACACAACGATCCTAGGATTTATTGATACTCTAATATATGAATTCTCAACAGACGATAGCCACGTAGTAAAAGAGGTTTCGTACTATGCCGCGTCTATTAATGACTCAGTACCTCGACAGCAGCAACAGCTTCAAACAGGAGAAGATATACGCCCCTTATGGGTCAGCTTGCCAAAAGCTTTTCAGCTCCTCACCCACAAAAACACGAGACAACTTCTTGCTAAGGCAATTAAAATGTACCGTCATTGAAGCAACAGCTGCCTACAGACTCCTCTACGGTGTAATGCGAGAAAAAGTAATTTGCTAAGATAAATATAATACTTCTATCATCTGGAGACATGGAAGTAACATTAAAAACAGTCAGCAGCCTCAGGGATATCATTACGCATGCCTCTCTATTAATTTTGTTAAGGATATTCCTGTCTATACCTTTGATATAGCACTCCATATAATCACGAATTATTATTTGACGCGATGTATTGAGTTTTACCCACACCCTACCGTCAGTATGAGTGATTTCTTTAGATCTGCTTAGCGGATTAGGTTTAGGTTCTGCCCATTTCGCATACGATGGTCCAAAATAATTTCCTCCACACATAATGTGATGGATAAATGTTGATATGTCAGTAGATAGCCTGTTCCATCCAGCCGCCTCAAAATCAACAAGGTAGCCATTTTGAAAGATATTCATATCATGAACATCCCCTTGAGAGGGTATAACATATGTATTATTCATGTTTTTTGCATATCTTTAACATATTTCTTTACCGCATAAAGCAGGTCGTCTAGGTATATAGACGATTAAGCCGTTCACGCTTTTTAGCGACTCATCCGCACAAAATTCCTCGTATTGTCTCAAAAGTTGCGGCGATTCTATCATATGCAATCGATTAATATAAAAGCTTTTCGTGCCTCCAGCTTTAATATGAGACCAAATACCCATTGTGTTTGCAAGGCTAGACAGGTCTCTGAAAAACTCAGACATATCTATGTCCGCGTCACTACGAAGAATGTGTATCAAATCGATTGATCGCTTTACACGAGGTGGTGGTGATTACTATTCTCCGCTCAAGCGGCAGTTGACTAAGCTTGGTATTGCACTTGAGGATATGTACGGAGTTATTGGTAAGCAGCAAATTAACACTCTTGAGCATACCGGGTTCAAATATTACTGGAGTGAGTTTAATCCAACACAAAAATCTGAGTATCTGGAGGCTGAGCGCGCCAAGGACGAGATGCGCGCTGCGCATGTTTATACAAACCCGCAAATTGCCGATGAGCTTAATTCCATGGGCTTTCGTTCTCGCGTGACGATTGTACGTGACAAATACGACCGAACGAAAATTAAACGACAGATTGGTGGCCGAAAAATGACCGCCAAAATGATTGATCAATACACCGGCAAATTGGTATATTGCGGTATTATTAAAGAAAAATGGACACATGATAAGCCAGTTAAAGCGCAGTTTGATGGGCTCGTTAGCGTGGATTTATTCAACGAAGCTAATCGCGGCCGAGTCTTCGTGGAGGTTGATAGCCGTGATAATATCACTATTAAACGTAAAGCAGTTCCAGATCATTTGAAAAATAAACAAGTTTATAACCCAGATTATCCATATAAGCAGGTAGTTGCCTGTCCTAAATGCGGTAAGACACTATCTGGTAGCGCTCGTGGCAAGCTAGGTAAACACTATCCAGCTTATCACTGCAGTCGCGATGGTCATTACTTCCGTGTGTCGAAGCCTGAATTTGATAAGACGATAGAAGACTTTGTGAGGGCTATTACTATCAAGCCAGAGTATGTTGACGATGTTATCGCCGCTATCGCTGAATTGTGGCGCGAGCGTCAGACTGGGCAAATTGATGCTAATCGGCAGCGCCTAGAGCACCGCGAGAGCTTGCAAAGCCAAATCAAGGCAACCGTTAATCGGATGCGTATTGTCACAAGCGAGACGGCCCTAAAATATCTTGAAGAGGATATTGTTAGCGTCGAAAAAGAATTAGCAGAGCTGGATGAAGAAATTGCTAGGCAGCCGAATTTACAAGCCGAATTTGACCAAGTTTTGCAATATGCAAAATATATTTTGGAACACCTGCCAGAACTACTACTCGACCTCTGTAATCCACTGCGAAAAGCCGCCTTTTTCGGTGCTATGTTCAACAAACTTCCAACCTACGAACAAATAAACTTTGGAACCCACAAAAACAGCTCGCCACCAGAGGTAAACGAGCTGTTTCAAATCCGAACGGAATATACATCCCTGTATGGTGACCCTACCGGGAATCGAACCCGGGTTGCTGGGATGAGAACCCAGTGTCCTAACCGCTAGACGATAGGGCCGTGTAAGCTACCGGGTCATTATAGCATGGTTAGCTGGGGGCGTCTAGCCCATCTTGTTGACGACGTCGATCAGCTTGCGGGGTGTGATGTCGGCCTTGATGAGGTAGCCGTCGACGCGGTTCATGATGGCAGATTTGGTGGCGTCGTCTTGCTCAAAGTTGGTCATGATGAGGATTTTACTGTTGGGGATCAGGTCGGTGTCATCAGAGCGCAGCGCGTCCAAAATTTGGTCGCCGCGCTGTTCGGGCAGCATCAAGTCAAGGATAATCAAGTCAAACGGCTGACTCCGGGCCATGACCAGCCCGTCATTACCATCGACCACCCAAGTCACGTCATAGCCAGCTTTTTGCAGGCTGCGCACATACATCTCGCCGATAAAACGGTCGTCCTCGACGCACAAGATTGTTTTGATCGCCATACTTCCCTCCTCTTATCCTCGATACATAGCGTGATTTTTTATCCAGCCACCGCCTTGGCGGATCAGATTGCGATTGAGCTGTCCGTCCTCGAGCAGCTTGTCCTTGACGGCGGCATACACCGGCACGGTAAACGAAAAGACCGAGCCTTCGTTCTCTTTGGAGCGCGCGGTGATGTGGCCGCCGTGACTCTCAATAAAGGCCTTGCAGATGTAGAGGCCGATGCCGGTGCCAGAGACGGTTTCGCGGCTGCGATGCGAGCGGTAGAATTTGTGAAATAGATTTTTGACGACGCTCGGCGGCATACCGACGCCATTGTCAGCGACAGAGACTTCGATAACATCGCCCTTTTGTTCGGCACTGACCGAGACGGTGCCGCCCTCAAAGCTGTACTTGATGGCGTTGTCGATGAGGTTGGAGATGACCTCACTGATGCTGGAGCGGTCGGCAGCGACGGTTGGCAGGTCGGAGGGGATGCTGATATTGAGCAAGCGGTGCTGCGTCGATGCGCGCAGCTGCATGTCGTCGGCGATCGAGCCATAGATGTCGGCGAGTGAGTCCTCGGCGAGGTGGATGCTAAGGTGGTGGCGGTCGAACTTGGCGACGTTGAGAATGTTATTGATATAACCAGACAGGCGGTTGGCAGAGACCGTCAGCCGTGCCAACAGCTGCGGCTCGTCACCCTTGAGTCGGCCGGCCAGCTCCTCGGCGAGGACGTCGAGATAACCGCGGATGATGGTGATCGGGCCGCGGAGTTCGTGGGCGGCGAAGGAGATGAAGTTGAGGTCTTCTTCCTCGGGGAGGTACTGGGCCGAGCGGTCGATGAGGATGATGACGGTTTCGCCGGGTGCGTCTTTTTGGTAGGAGGCGATGATGTCAAAGAAGCGAGTTTTTTTGAAGGCACCGTTGGTAGTGGCAACGTGGCGCCAGGTACGCTCGGCGGAGACTTGGCAGGCGTCGGCGTCGCTGAGCCAGGCGTCGAGCGACTGCTCGTTGAGAAAATCCAGCGCCAGATACGGCTGGCCGTCGGCGTCAGTGGCAATTGGTGCAGCCTTGTTGGCGGAGATGATGCGTTTGGTGGGATCGAGGACGACGACGCCGCAGCTGGTGTGATTGAGCGCTTGGGTCAGCAGCGCGTCGGGGCTTGGCGGCGGGGCGGGT
Encoded proteins:
- a CDS encoding ATP-binding cassette domain-containing protein; this translates as MAREILTIEHLSKTYGSGDSATRALKDVSFSIRHGDFLMITGRNGSGKSTFMHQVAMLDRPDSGTIWFDSRGDEAPAIEITQLPEKQRIELRLRQVGYIFQEYALIRELTALENVMLPRLMWCSAKIAKQKALQELDRVGLKDRARHLPSQLSGGEQQRVAIARALVNEPHIIFADEPTANLDTVASTNVMETLKEINASGITLVMISHEADELAYAKRQIVFENGKLKGERQPAAGRLL
- a CDS encoding GNAT family N-acetyltransferase, giving the protein MIDDSEDMDGAIYVAEENGQVVGFIQGVIIDHQPGQDTVFDAVHAPRKDGWIGLLYVEPEQRGSGIGRALLDEMKRYFQSKNCDTLRLKVLSSNQRAITFYEKYGLTAREVEMITKLR
- a CDS encoding NUDIX domain-containing protein, translating into MASKNIIHRYSSGGVIVKDNKVLIIESLQPVKEYSFPKGSIEPGERRRDAAVREILEETGYHTTILGFIDTLIYEFSTDDSHVVKEVSYYAASINDSVPRQQQQLQTGEDIRPLWVSLPKAFQLLTHKNTRQLLAKAIKMYRH
- a CDS encoding response regulator; the protein is MAIKTILCVEDDRFIGEMYVRSLQKAGYDVTWVVDGNDGLVMARSQPFDLIILDLMLPEQRGDQILDALRSDDTDLIPNSKILIMTNFEQDDATKSAIMNRVDGYLIKADITPRKLIDVVNKMG